From Streptomyces sp. HUAS MG91, the proteins below share one genomic window:
- the panC gene encoding pantoate--beta-alanine ligase: protein MNARIVHTGEELRARTRTGQRVVVMTMGALHDGHATLVRTARERAGADGEVVVTVFVNPLQFGAGEDLDRYPRTLEADVKIAGQAGADLVFAPSVDEVYPGGQPQVRMSAGPMGERLEGASRPGHFDGMLTVVAKLLHLTRADVALFGQKDAQQLALVRRMVRDLNFDVEIEAVPTARESDGLALSSRNRYLSPDERRTALALSRALFAGRDRHAAQEALRARGAESPTSRARARALDALGEARAAADAHAVASPGGPAAVLAAARQVLDEAARLTPPVELDYLALVDPADFTDVRDGFEGEAVLAVAARVGTTRLIDNLPLTFGGHL, encoded by the coding sequence ATGAACGCCAGGATCGTCCACACCGGCGAAGAACTGCGCGCACGCACGCGTACCGGGCAGCGCGTCGTCGTCATGACCATGGGCGCCCTGCACGACGGCCACGCCACCCTCGTCCGCACCGCCCGCGAGCGCGCGGGCGCCGACGGCGAGGTGGTCGTCACCGTCTTCGTGAACCCGCTGCAGTTCGGCGCGGGCGAGGACCTCGACCGCTACCCGCGCACCCTCGAGGCCGACGTCAAGATCGCCGGACAGGCGGGCGCCGACCTCGTCTTCGCGCCGTCCGTCGACGAGGTCTACCCCGGCGGGCAGCCCCAGGTGCGGATGTCGGCCGGCCCGATGGGCGAGCGCCTCGAAGGCGCCTCGCGCCCCGGCCACTTCGACGGCATGCTCACCGTCGTCGCCAAGCTGCTGCACCTCACGCGCGCGGACGTCGCCCTGTTCGGCCAGAAGGACGCCCAGCAGCTCGCCCTGGTCCGCCGCATGGTCCGCGACCTGAACTTCGACGTCGAGATCGAGGCCGTGCCCACGGCCCGCGAGAGCGACGGCCTCGCCCTCTCCTCGCGCAACCGCTATCTGTCGCCGGACGAGCGCCGCACCGCGCTTGCCCTGTCCCGCGCCCTGTTCGCGGGCCGCGACCGGCACGCCGCCCAGGAGGCCCTTCGCGCGCGCGGCGCCGAGAGCCCCACCTCGCGCGCGCGTGCCCGTGCGCTCGACGCGCTCGGCGAGGCCCGCGCCGCCGCCGACGCCCACGCGGTGGCCTCCCCGGGCGGCCCCGCCGCCGTGCTCGCCGCCGCCCGCCAGGTCCTGGACGAGGCCGCCCGCCTCACCCCGCCGGTCGAGCTGGACTACCTGGCACTGGTCGACCCCGCCGACTTCACCGATGTACGGGACGGCTTCGAGGGCGAGGCCGTGCTCGCGGTCGCCGCCCGCGTGGGCACGACCCGGCTGATCGACAACCTGCCGCTGACCTTCGGAGGTCACCTGTGA
- a CDS encoding amino-acid N-acetyltransferase translates to MPAELPEVVPVPESSAPKAITVRRARTADVPEVRRLLDAYSRQGILLDKATVTLYEDIQEFWVAERDDNAEVVGCGALHIMWEDLAEVRTLAVNPLVKGSGVGHQVLEKLLQTARWIGVRRVFCLTFEVEFFAKHGFVEIGETPVDTVDTDVYSELLRSYDEGVAEFLGLERVKPNTLGNSRMLLHL, encoded by the coding sequence ATGCCAGCAGAGCTCCCCGAAGTCGTCCCGGTCCCCGAATCCTCCGCCCCAAAAGCCATCACCGTACGCCGGGCCCGCACCGCCGATGTGCCGGAGGTCCGCCGACTCCTCGACGCCTACAGCCGGCAGGGGATCCTGCTCGACAAAGCCACGGTGACGCTTTACGAGGACATCCAGGAGTTCTGGGTCGCCGAACGCGACGACAACGCCGAGGTCGTCGGCTGCGGAGCCCTGCACATCATGTGGGAAGACCTGGCCGAGGTCCGCACTCTCGCCGTGAATCCACTGGTCAAGGGCTCGGGTGTGGGTCATCAGGTGCTTGAGAAGCTGCTGCAGACCGCGCGCTGGATCGGTGTTCGCCGGGTTTTCTGCCTCACCTTCGAAGTCGAGTTCTTCGCCAAGCACGGCTTCGTGGAGATCGGTGAGACACCCGTCGATACGGTTGACACCGATGTCTACAGCGAGCTGCTGCGTTCCTATGACGAGGGCGTCGCGGAGTTCCTCGGTCTCGAACGAGTGAAACCGAACACCTTGGGTAACAGCCGGATGCTTCTGCATCTGTGA
- a CDS encoding SCO3374 family protein, translating to MVAPFPAPRRPLDAALPLRRVQQWYEDELGWATASGPDGVRLRTGLRFDVLEIPADAGFRMLRRCDPRSPVALNGETMQLLVAAGSAEEVPGLLDWLEWGDLPLDLVAVGAGGFIDAPTPPGLAGSQEAAVWVRPPEPGREVEPVLPALTSLSAVSTWSVAGGGGGAPDLVRLVDTAATHCQRARLRRALHVPTRQPLAFS from the coding sequence ATGGTCGCCCCCTTCCCCGCCCCGCGCCGGCCGCTCGACGCCGCCCTCCCGCTCCGGCGGGTCCAGCAGTGGTACGAGGACGAGCTGGGCTGGGCCACGGCGTCCGGCCCCGACGGGGTGCGGCTGCGCACGGGCCTGCGCTTCGACGTACTGGAGATTCCGGCCGACGCCGGGTTCCGGATGCTGCGCAGGTGCGATCCCCGGTCACCGGTGGCGTTGAACGGGGAAACGATGCAGCTCCTGGTGGCCGCCGGCAGCGCGGAAGAGGTGCCGGGGCTGCTCGACTGGCTGGAGTGGGGGGATCTGCCCCTGGACCTCGTCGCCGTCGGAGCGGGCGGATTCATCGACGCGCCGACGCCGCCGGGCCTGGCCGGCTCGCAGGAGGCCGCTGTGTGGGTGCGGCCCCCGGAGCCCGGACGCGAGGTGGAGCCGGTGCTGCCGGCCCTGACGAGCCTGTCGGCCGTCTCGACCTGGTCGGTCGCTGGGGGCGGTGGGGGCGCCCCCGATCTCGTACGACTCGTGGACACAGCGGCGACCCACTGTCAGCGGGCCCGGCTGCGCCGCGCACTGCACGTACCGACGCGTCAGCCGTTGGCCTTCTCGTAG
- a CDS encoding Lsr2 family protein, with product MAQKVQVLLVDDLDGGEADETVTFALDGKTYEIDLTTANADKLRGLLDAYVKGGRRTGGRAAGGRGKARAASGGNQDTAQIRAWAKDNGYEVNDRGRVPASIREAYEKANG from the coding sequence GTGGCACAGAAGGTTCAGGTCCTTCTTGTCGATGACCTCGACGGCGGCGAGGCGGACGAGACCGTGACGTTCGCGCTCGACGGCAAGACGTACGAGATCGACCTCACCACCGCGAACGCGGACAAGCTCCGTGGTCTCCTCGACGCCTACGTCAAGGGTGGCCGTCGCACCGGTGGCCGCGCCGCCGGTGGCCGGGGCAAGGCGCGCGCCGCGTCCGGTGGCAACCAGGACACCGCGCAGATCCGCGCGTGGGCGAAGGACAACGGCTACGAGGTCAACGACCGCGGCCGCGTCCCCGCCTCCATCCGTGAGGCCTACGAGAAGGCCAACGGCTGA
- the nadC gene encoding carboxylating nicotinate-nucleotide diphosphorylase, producing MTDVSAIPDLPLADADSGGCGDNCGCANADTDVADVMECGLDPSLAQLLLDAGLHPVEIEDIAHMAIAEDLDGGVDVTTVATIPEDAVATADFTAREAGVVAGLRVAEAIISVVATDEFEVERHAEDGDRVEAGQKLLSVTTRTRDLLTAERSALNVLCRLSGIATATRAWADALDGTKAKVRDTRKTTPGLRSLEKYAVRAGGGVNHRMSLSDAALVKDNHVVAAGGVAAAFQAVRDRFPGLPIEVEVDTLHQLREVLDAGADLILLDNFTPSETEEAVALTNGRALLESSGRLTLDNAGAYARTGVDFLAVGALTHSSPILDIGLDLREATA from the coding sequence GTGACCGACGTGAGCGCCATCCCCGACCTCCCCCTGGCAGACGCCGACTCCGGCGGCTGCGGCGACAACTGCGGCTGCGCGAACGCCGACACCGACGTCGCCGACGTCATGGAGTGCGGCCTCGACCCGTCGCTGGCCCAGCTGCTCCTGGACGCGGGCCTGCACCCGGTCGAGATCGAGGACATCGCCCACATGGCGATCGCCGAGGACCTCGACGGCGGCGTGGACGTCACCACGGTCGCCACGATCCCGGAGGACGCCGTCGCGACCGCCGACTTCACGGCCCGCGAGGCGGGTGTCGTGGCGGGCCTGCGGGTTGCCGAGGCGATCATCTCCGTCGTGGCCACGGACGAGTTCGAGGTCGAGCGGCACGCCGAGGACGGCGACCGGGTGGAAGCGGGCCAGAAGCTCCTCTCGGTCACCACCCGCACCCGCGACCTGCTCACCGCCGAGCGCAGCGCGCTCAACGTTCTGTGCCGCCTCTCCGGCATCGCCACCGCCACGCGCGCGTGGGCGGACGCCCTGGACGGTACGAAGGCGAAGGTCCGGGACACCCGCAAGACCACGCCGGGCCTGCGTTCCCTGGAGAAGTACGCCGTTCGCGCGGGCGGCGGCGTCAACCACCGCATGTCGCTGTCCGACGCCGCCCTGGTCAAGGACAACCACGTCGTCGCGGCCGGCGGCGTGGCAGCGGCCTTCCAGGCGGTGCGCGACCGCTTCCCGGGCCTCCCGATCGAGGTCGAGGTCGACACCCTGCACCAGCTGCGCGAGGTCCTCGACGCCGGCGCCGACCTGATCCTCCTGGACAACTTCACGCCGTCCGAGACGGAGGAGGCGGTGGCCCTCACGAACGGCCGCGCGCTCCTGGAGTCGTCGGGCCGCCTCACTCTCGACAACGCGGGCGCGTACGCGCGTACCGGTGTCGACTTCCTCGCCGTGGGCGCGCTGACCCACTCCTCGCCGATCCTCGACATCGGCCTCGACCTGCGGGAAGCGACCGCCTGA
- a CDS encoding type III pantothenate kinase, translated as MLLTIDVGNTHTVLGLFDGEDIVEHWRISTDARRTADELAVLLQGLMGMHPLLGDELGDGIDGIAICSTVPSVLHELREVTRRYYGDVPAVLVEPGIKTGVPILMDNPKEVGADRIINAVAAVELYGGPAIVVDFGTATTFDAVSARGEYTGGVIAPGIEISVEALGVRGAQLRKIELARPRSVIGKNTVEAMQSGIVYGFAGQVDGVVNRMAKELADDPDDVTVIATGGLAPIILGEASVIDEHEPWLTLIGLRLVYERNVSRL; from the coding sequence ATGCTGCTCACCATCGACGTGGGCAACACCCACACCGTGCTCGGCCTGTTCGACGGCGAGGACATCGTCGAGCACTGGCGCATCTCCACCGACGCCCGCCGCACCGCCGACGAGCTCGCCGTCCTGCTCCAGGGCCTGATGGGCATGCACCCGCTGCTCGGCGACGAACTCGGCGACGGCATCGACGGCATCGCCATCTGCTCGACCGTCCCCTCGGTCCTGCACGAGCTGCGCGAGGTCACCCGCCGCTACTACGGCGACGTCCCCGCCGTCCTGGTCGAACCCGGCATCAAGACCGGCGTCCCGATCCTCATGGACAACCCCAAGGAGGTCGGCGCCGACCGCATCATCAACGCGGTCGCGGCCGTCGAGCTGTACGGCGGCCCGGCGATCGTCGTCGACTTCGGTACGGCGACGACGTTCGACGCGGTGTCCGCGCGCGGGGAGTACACCGGCGGCGTGATCGCCCCCGGCATCGAGATCTCGGTGGAGGCCCTGGGCGTACGCGGTGCCCAGCTCCGCAAGATCGAGCTGGCCCGGCCGCGCAGCGTCATCGGCAAGAACACCGTCGAGGCGATGCAGTCGGGCATCGTCTACGGGTTCGCGGGGCAGGTCGACGGGGTGGTCAACCGGATGGCCAAGGAGCTGGCCGACGATCCGGACGACGTCACCGTCATCGCCACGGGTGGTCTCGCGCCGATCATCCTCGGCGAGGCCTCGGTGATCGACGAACACGAGCCGTGGCTGACCCTGATCGGCCTCCGCCTGGTCTACGAACGCAACGTCAGCCGTCTTTAG
- a CDS encoding DUF2520 domain-containing protein — translation MTSAPQSPRSEPTDPKDRPARLTVGVVGAGRVGPALAASLQLAGHRPVAVSGVSDASVRRAATLLPDVPLVPPAEVLARAELVLLTVPDDILPGLVEGFVETGSIRPGQLLVHTSGRYGAKVLDPALRAGALPLALHPAMTFTGTAVDVQRLAGCSFGVTAPEELRLAAEALVIEMGGEPEWIAEEMRPLYHAALALGANHLVTLVAQAMDLLRDAGVTAPDRMLGPLLGAALDNALRSGDAALTGPVARGDAGTVAAHVAELREHAPQTVAGYLAMARATADRALAHGLLKPELAEDLLDVLATGAEESR, via the coding sequence GTGACCTCAGCCCCACAGTCACCCCGATCCGAACCCACCGATCCCAAGGACCGGCCCGCACGCCTCACCGTGGGCGTCGTCGGCGCGGGCCGGGTCGGACCCGCGCTCGCCGCGTCCCTGCAGCTGGCCGGACACCGTCCGGTCGCCGTCTCCGGGGTCTCCGACGCCTCCGTGCGGCGGGCCGCCACCCTGCTCCCCGACGTGCCCCTCGTGCCGCCCGCCGAGGTCCTGGCGCGGGCCGAGCTGGTGCTGCTGACCGTGCCCGACGACATCCTGCCCGGACTCGTCGAAGGCTTCGTCGAGACCGGCTCGATCCGGCCCGGACAGCTCCTCGTGCACACCTCGGGCCGGTACGGCGCCAAGGTCCTCGACCCGGCGCTGCGCGCGGGCGCCCTGCCGCTCGCGCTGCACCCCGCGATGACGTTCACCGGCACCGCCGTCGACGTCCAGCGGCTCGCCGGCTGCTCGTTCGGCGTGACCGCCCCCGAGGAGCTGCGGCTGGCCGCCGAGGCCCTGGTCATCGAGATGGGCGGCGAGCCCGAGTGGATCGCCGAGGAGATGCGGCCGCTCTACCACGCGGCCCTCGCGCTCGGCGCGAACCACCTGGTCACCCTGGTCGCCCAGGCCATGGACCTGCTCCGCGACGCGGGCGTCACCGCCCCCGACCGGATGCTCGGCCCGCTGCTCGGCGCGGCCCTGGACAACGCCCTGCGCTCCGGCGACGCCGCGCTCACCGGGCCGGTCGCGCGCGGCGACGCGGGCACCGTCGCCGCCCATGTCGCCGAGCTGCGTGAGCACGCCCCGCAGACCGTCGCCGGATACCTCGCGATGGCCCGCGCCACCGCCGACCGCGCCCTCGCCCACGGCCTGCTGAAGCCGGAGCTGGCCGAGGACCTGCTCGACGTGCTGGCCACGGGCGCGGAGGAGAGCCGATGA
- a CDS encoding BlaI/MecI/CopY family transcriptional regulator yields MPRPLGELEDTVMTRVWNWNRPVTVREVLEDLQQERSIAYTTVMTVLDNLHQKGWVRREAEGRAYRYEAVSTRAAYSAALMNDAWAQSDNPAAALVAFFGMMSPNQREALRDAMRIVQPEATSRAAAEAGPEAGRSEAPAEVAPPGEAAQERGR; encoded by the coding sequence GTGCCGCGCCCCTTGGGAGAACTCGAAGACACAGTCATGACGCGGGTGTGGAACTGGAACCGCCCGGTGACGGTGAGAGAAGTGCTGGAGGACCTCCAGCAGGAACGGTCCATCGCCTACACGACGGTCATGACCGTATTGGACAATCTCCATCAGAAGGGCTGGGTCCGCCGGGAAGCGGAGGGCCGGGCTTATCGATATGAGGCGGTCTCCACCCGGGCCGCCTACTCGGCCGCGCTGATGAACGACGCATGGGCGCAGAGCGACAACCCCGCCGCCGCGCTCGTCGCCTTCTTCGGCATGATGTCGCCGAACCAGCGCGAAGCGCTCAGGGACGCCATGCGCATCGTGCAGCCCGAAGCCACTTCCCGTGCCGCGGCGGAAGCCGGGCCGGAAGCCGGACGGTCCGAAGCCCCGGCCGAAGTCGCGCCACCCGGAGAAGCGGCTCAGGAGCGCGGGCGATAG
- a CDS encoding ATP-dependent Clp protease ATP-binding subunit — translation MFERFTDRARRVVVLAQEEARMLNHNYIGTEHILLGLIHEGEGVAAKALESLGISLEAVRQQVEEIIGQGQQAPSGHIPFTPRAKKVLELSLREALQLGHNYIGTEHILLGLIREGEGVAAQVLVKLGADLNRVRQQVIQLLSGYQGKETATAGGPAEGTPSTSLVLDQFGRNLTQAARESKLDPVIGREKEIERVMQVLSRRTKNNPVLIGEPGVGKTAVVEGLAQAIVKGEVPETLKDKHLYTLDLGALVAGSRYRGDFEERLKKVLKEIRTRGDIILFIDELHTLVGAGAAEGAIDAASILKPMLARGELQTIGATTLDEYRKHLEKDAALERRFQPIQVAEPSLPHTIEILKGLRDRYEAHHRVSITDEALVQAATLADRYISDRFLPDKAIDLIDEAGSRMRIRRMTAPPDLREFDEKIAGVRRDKESAIDSQDFEKAASLRDKEKQLLAAKAKREKEWKAGDMDVVAEVDGELIAEVLATATGIPVFKLTEEESSRLLRMEDELHKRVIGQKDAVKALSKAIRRTRAGLKDPKRPGGSFIFAGPSGVGKTELSKALAEFLFGDEDALISLDMSEFSEKHTVSRLFGSPPGYVGYEEGGQLTEKVRRKPFSVVLFDEVEKAHPDIFNSLLQILEDGRLTDSQGRVVDFKNTVIIMTTNLGTRDISKGFNLGFAATGDTKTNYERMKNKVSDELKQHFRPEFLNRVDDVVVFPQLTQDDILQIVDLMVGKVDERLKDRDMGIELSQSAKELLSKKGYDPVLGARPLRRTIQREVEDTLSEKILFGELRPGHIVVVDTEGEGENKTFTFRGEEKSALPDAPPIEDAAAGGGPNLSKEA, via the coding sequence ATGTTCGAGAGGTTCACCGACCGCGCGCGGCGGGTTGTCGTCCTGGCTCAGGAAGAAGCCCGGATGCTCAACCACAACTACATCGGCACCGAGCACATCCTCCTGGGCTTGATCCACGAGGGCGAGGGTGTCGCCGCTAAGGCCCTGGAGAGCCTCGGGATTTCGCTCGAGGCGGTCCGCCAGCAGGTGGAGGAGATCATCGGGCAGGGCCAGCAGGCTCCGTCCGGGCACATCCCCTTCACCCCCCGTGCCAAGAAGGTCCTGGAGCTGTCGCTCCGCGAGGCCCTTCAGCTGGGCCACAACTACATCGGCACGGAGCACATCCTGCTCGGCCTGATCCGTGAGGGCGAGGGCGTCGCCGCCCAGGTCCTGGTCAAGCTGGGCGCAGACCTCAACCGGGTGCGGCAGCAGGTCATCCAGCTGCTCTCCGGTTACCAGGGCAAGGAGACCGCCACCGCCGGCGGGCCTGCCGAGGGCACCCCCTCGACGTCCCTGGTCCTCGACCAGTTCGGCCGCAACCTGACGCAGGCCGCTCGTGAGTCCAAGCTCGACCCGGTCATCGGGCGCGAGAAGGAGATCGAGCGCGTCATGCAGGTCCTGTCGCGCCGTACCAAGAACAACCCGGTCCTGATCGGTGAGCCCGGCGTCGGCAAGACCGCCGTCGTCGAGGGCCTCGCCCAGGCCATCGTCAAGGGCGAGGTGCCCGAGACGCTCAAGGACAAGCACCTCTACACGCTTGACCTGGGCGCGCTGGTCGCCGGCTCCCGCTACCGCGGTGACTTCGAGGAGCGCCTGAAGAAGGTCCTCAAGGAGATCCGCACCCGCGGCGACATCATCCTGTTCATCGACGAGCTGCACACGCTCGTGGGTGCGGGTGCCGCCGAGGGCGCCATCGACGCGGCTTCGATCCTGAAGCCGATGCTGGCCCGCGGTGAGCTCCAGACCATCGGTGCCACCACGCTCGACGAGTACCGCAAGCACCTGGAGAAGGACGCGGCCCTCGAGCGCCGCTTCCAGCCGATCCAGGTCGCGGAGCCGTCGCTGCCGCACACGATCGAGATCCTCAAGGGTCTGCGCGACCGCTACGAGGCCCACCACCGCGTCTCGATCACGGACGAGGCCCTCGTCCAGGCCGCGACGCTGGCCGACCGGTACATCTCGGACCGCTTCCTGCCGGACAAGGCGATCGACCTGATCGACGAGGCCGGTTCCCGGATGCGCATCCGCCGGATGACCGCGCCGCCGGACCTCCGCGAGTTCGACGAGAAGATCGCGGGCGTGCGTCGCGACAAGGAGTCGGCCATCGACTCCCAGGACTTCGAGAAGGCAGCTTCGCTCCGCGACAAGGAGAAGCAGCTGCTTGCGGCGAAGGCCAAGCGCGAGAAGGAGTGGAAGGCCGGCGACATGGACGTCGTCGCCGAGGTCGACGGCGAGCTGATCGCCGAGGTCCTCGCGACCGCCACCGGCATCCCGGTCTTCAAGCTGACCGAGGAGGAGTCCTCGCGTCTGCTGCGCATGGAGGACGAGCTCCACAAGCGGGTCATCGGCCAGAAGGACGCCGTCAAGGCGCTCTCGAAGGCGATCCGTCGTACGCGTGCCGGTCTGAAGGACCCGAAGCGTCCGGGTGGTTCGTTCATCTTCGCCGGCCCGTCCGGTGTCGGTAAGACCGAGCTGTCCAAGGCGCTCGCCGAGTTCCTCTTCGGTGACGAGGACGCGCTGATCTCCCTCGACATGTCGGAGTTCAGCGAGAAGCACACGGTCTCGCGTCTCTTCGGTTCGCCCCCCGGCTACGTGGGCTACGAAGAGGGCGGCCAGCTCACCGAGAAGGTGCGCCGCAAGCCGTTCTCCGTCGTCCTCTTCGACGAGGTGGAGAAGGCCCACCCGGACATCTTCAACTCGCTGCTGCAGATCCTGGAGGACGGTCGCCTGACCGACTCCCAGGGCCGCGTCGTGGACTTCAAGAACACGGTCATCATCATGACGACCAACCTTGGAACCCGTGACATCTCGAAGGGCTTCAACCTGGGCTTCGCGGCCACGGGTGACACGAAGACCAACTACGAGCGTATGAAGAACAAGGTGTCGGACGAGCTCAAGCAGCACTTCCGTCCCGAGTTCCTCAACCGTGTGGACGACGTCGTCGTCTTCCCGCAGCTCACGCAGGACGACATCCTCCAGATCGTCGACCTGATGGTCGGCAAGGTGGACGAGCGCCTGAAGGACCGGGACATGGGCATCGAGCTCTCCCAGTCCGCCAAGGAGCTGCTGTCGAAGAAGGGTTACGACCCGGTTCTCGGCGCGCGGCCGCTGCGTCGCACGATCCAGCGCGAGGTCGAGGACACGCTCTCGGAGAAGATCCTCTTCGGCGAGCTGCGTCCGGGCCACATCGTGGTCGTCGACACGGAGGGCGAGGGTGAGAACAAGACCTTCACCTTCCGCGGCGAGGAGAAGTCGGCCCTGCCCGACGCCCCGCCGATCGAGGACGCGGCCGCGGGTGGCGGTCCGAACTTGAGCAAGGAGGCGTAG
- a CDS encoding L-aspartate oxidase, producing the protein MTSTGIALHAPAPGWNLEADVVVVGSGVAGLTAALRCEAAGLRTVVVTKARLDDGSTRWAQGGIAAALGEGDTPEQHLDDTLVAGAGLCDENAVRTLVTEGPDAVRRLIATGAHFDETEDGALDLTREGGHHRRRIAHAGGDASGAEISRALVEAVRARGLPTVENALVLDLLTDAEGRTAGVSLHVMGEGQHDGVGAVLAPAVVLATGGMGQVFSATTNPHVSTGDGVALALRAGAEVSDLEFVQFHPTVLFLGADAEGQQPLVSEAVRGEGAHLVDADGVRFMVGQHELAELAPRDIVAKGITRRMQEQGAEHMYLDARHFGREMWEKRFPTILAACRAHGMDPITEPIPIAPAAHYASGGVRTDLHGRTTVPGLYACGEVACTGVHGANRLASNSLLEGLVYAERIADDIKKEHAENHLHARVPVPVPHPATPAHPLLPAEARFAIQRVMTEGAGVLRSADSLAEAAARLGRIHADAAGALAEHGKTAVPGVDTWEATNLLCVARVLVAAARRREETRGCHWREDHADRDDANWRRHIVVRLNPDRTLATHTTRTADFPATVKNPQEQ; encoded by the coding sequence GTGACGAGCACAGGCATAGCACTCCACGCCCCCGCCCCCGGCTGGAACCTCGAGGCCGACGTGGTCGTCGTCGGCTCCGGCGTCGCGGGCCTCACCGCCGCGCTGCGCTGCGAGGCCGCGGGCCTGCGCACCGTCGTCGTCACCAAGGCCCGCCTGGACGACGGCTCCACGCGCTGGGCGCAGGGCGGCATCGCCGCCGCGCTCGGCGAGGGCGACACCCCCGAGCAGCACCTCGACGACACCCTGGTCGCGGGCGCGGGCCTGTGCGACGAGAACGCCGTGCGCACCCTGGTCACCGAGGGCCCCGACGCCGTACGCCGCCTCATCGCGACCGGCGCCCACTTCGACGAGACCGAGGACGGCGCCCTCGACCTGACCCGCGAGGGCGGCCACCACCGGCGCCGCATCGCGCACGCGGGCGGCGACGCCTCGGGCGCCGAGATCTCCCGGGCCCTCGTCGAAGCCGTACGCGCGCGTGGACTGCCCACGGTCGAGAACGCGCTGGTGCTCGACCTGCTCACGGACGCCGAGGGCCGCACGGCCGGCGTCTCCCTGCACGTGATGGGCGAGGGCCAGCACGACGGCGTGGGAGCCGTCCTCGCGCCCGCCGTCGTCCTCGCCACGGGCGGCATGGGCCAGGTCTTCTCCGCGACCACGAACCCGCACGTGTCGACCGGCGACGGCGTCGCCCTCGCGCTGCGCGCCGGAGCCGAGGTCAGCGACCTCGAATTCGTCCAGTTCCACCCCACCGTGCTCTTCCTCGGCGCGGACGCCGAGGGCCAGCAGCCGCTCGTCTCCGAGGCGGTGCGCGGCGAGGGCGCCCACCTGGTCGACGCCGACGGCGTGCGCTTCATGGTGGGCCAGCACGAACTCGCCGAGCTGGCGCCCCGCGACATCGTCGCCAAGGGCATCACGCGCCGCATGCAGGAGCAGGGCGCCGAGCACATGTACCTCGACGCGCGGCACTTCGGCCGCGAGATGTGGGAGAAGCGCTTCCCCACGATCCTGGCCGCCTGCCGCGCCCACGGCATGGACCCGATCACCGAGCCCATCCCGATCGCCCCGGCCGCGCACTACGCCTCCGGCGGGGTCCGCACCGACCTGCACGGGCGCACCACCGTCCCCGGCCTGTACGCGTGCGGGGAGGTCGCCTGCACCGGCGTCCACGGCGCGAACCGTCTGGCCTCCAACTCCCTCCTCGAAGGCCTCGTCTACGCCGAGCGCATCGCGGACGACATCAAGAAGGAGCACGCGGAGAACCACCTCCACGCGCGCGTGCCCGTTCCCGTCCCGCACCCGGCCACCCCGGCCCACCCCCTGCTGCCCGCCGAGGCCCGCTTCGCCATCCAGCGCGTGATGACCGAGGGCGCGGGCGTGCTGCGCTCCGCCGACTCCCTCGCCGAGGCCGCCGCCCGGCTCGGCCGCATCCACGCCGACGCCGCGGGCGCCCTCGCCGAGCACGGCAAGACGGCCGTCCCCGGCGTCGACACCTGGGAGGCCACCAACCTGCTGTGCGTGGCCCGCGTCCTGGTCGCCGCCGCCCGCCGCCGCGAGGAGACCCGCGGCTGCCACTGGCGCGAGGACCACGCGGACCGCGACGACGCGAACTGGCGCCGCCACATCGTCGTACGGCTGAATCCCGACCGAACTCTGGCCACGCACACCACACGAACAGCAGACTTCCCGGCAACGGTAAAGAACCCACAGGAGCAGTGA